A stretch of Oryza brachyantha chromosome 4, ObraRS2, whole genome shotgun sequence DNA encodes these proteins:
- the LOC102714009 gene encoding probable ribose-5-phosphate isomerase 1, giving the protein MGSFASPLDSAPAALTKPSAAAAAAAPDLPNGVAAVVSQEELKRVAAHRAVEMVESGMTLGLGTGSTAAHALDRLGELLRSGELVGVGGVPTSLKTEAHAARVGIPMLPLGGATAVDLSIDGADEVDPELNLVKGRGGSLLREKMIEGSGGRFVVIVDESKLVPRLGCTGAVPVEVVPFGCDHTLGLIRKVFDGLPGFSARLRTKGGGGKDGESAVVPFVTDNGNYIVEMFFDDGIHGDLNDISDRLLRITGVVEHGMFLGMATSVVVAKKDGTVVILHRK; this is encoded by the coding sequence ATGGGCAGCTTCGCCTCCCCCCTCGACTCCGCCCCCGCCGCACTCACCAAACCctccgctgcggcggcggcggcggcgcccgatTTGCCCAacggggtggcggcggtggtgtcCCAGGAGGAGCTGAAGCGGGTGGCGGCGCACCGCGCGGTGGAGATGGTGGAGTCCGGGATGACGCTGGGCCTCGGGACGGGCTCCACCGCGGCGCACGCGCTCGACCGCCTCGGGGAGCTGCTCCGGTCCGGGGAGCTGGTCGGGGTGGGCGGGGTGCCGACCTCGCTCAAGACGGAGGCCCACGCCGCCAGGGTCGGCATCCCGATGCTGCCGCTCGGGGGGGCGACCGCCGTCGATCTGTCCatcgacggcgccgacgaggtcgACCCGGAGCTCAACCTCGTCAAGGGCCGGGGCGGGTCGCTGCTGCGGGAGAAGATGATCGAGGGGTCGGGGGGCAGgttcgtcgtcatcgtcgacGAGTCCAAGCTCGTCCCGCGGCTGGGATGCACCGGCGCGGTGCCCGTCGAGGTCGTCCCCTTCGGGTGCGACCACACCCTCGGCCTCATCCGCAAGGTGTTCGACGGATTGCCTGGCTTCAGCGCCAGGCTCAGGACCAAGGGCGGCGGGGGTAAGGACGGCGAGTCGGCGGTGGTGCCGTTCGTCACCGACAACGGCAACTACATCGTCGAGATGTTCTTCGACGACGGCATCCACGGCGACCTCAACGACATCAGCGACCGCCTGCTCCGGATCACCGGCGTCGTCGAGCACGGCATGTTCCTCGGCATGGCCAcctcggtcgtcgtcgccaagaAGGACGGCACCGTCGTCATCCTCCACAGGAAGTAG